A single Triticum dicoccoides isolate Atlit2015 ecotype Zavitan chromosome 2A, WEW_v2.0, whole genome shotgun sequence DNA region contains:
- the LOC119354623 gene encoding protein FAR1-RELATED SEQUENCE 3-like: protein MYNQGAPCTCSSGSMRKMQFDRDSEESYQEKRTKLGGVVLKQNIPNEVHASQVYTTTMFENFGEALYERGLYDLVEVKPHLEYIARHIKFQSREKWCKNEFVISVSESADEFGCECGTFEHYGMVCSHALKVVIHLKLHELPAKHVLRQWTRDARDILLPEYLRCQKDHGTLKYSSHQRNTLYLLALDAGKLGDSNVEACALAMEKMRDVKVLVEPVAAMRDGLGLSDIELATDSAGSSVGNKQHFGRTEFEHTILQASDVFPTPKRSAGRPTRSQLAVTKLHTRNHQTVDYVMYVEFRDTRAQHALLGGCAKGT from the exons ATGTACAACCAGGGTGCCCCATGCACTTGTTCATCAGGCAGTATGAGAAAAATGCAATTTGACCGTGACTCAGAAGAAAGTTACCAGGAGAAAAGGACAAAACTA GGAGGGGTTGTCCTGAAGCAAAATATCCCAAATGAGGTACATGCATCGCAGGTTTATACCACGACAATGTTTGAAAATTTTGGTGAAGCCTTGTATGAACGTGGGTTGTATGATCTAGTAGAAGTCAAGCCACATTTGGAGTACATTGCTAGGCACATCAAATTTCAGTCGAGGGAAAAGTGGTGCAAGAATGAGTTTGTGATTTCCGTGAGCGAGTCGGCTGATGAGTTCGGGTGCGAGTGTGGGACATTCGAGCACTATGGAATGGTTTGCAGCCATGCACTTAAG GTCGTGATACACCTGAAATTGCATGAGCTCCCTGCGAAGCATGTGCTCAGGCAATGGACTAGAGATGCAAGAGATATACTACTGCCAGAGTATCTGCGCTGCCAGAAGGATCATGGAACGCTGAAGTATTCTTCTCATCAACGCAACACTTTGTACCTGCTAGCGCTTGATGCCGGTAAGTTAGGCGACAGCAATGTGGAAGCATGTGCACTTGCTATGGAGAAAATGCGAGATGTCAAAGTGTTGGTCGAGCCAGTTGCCGCCATGAGGGATGGGCTTGGTTTGTCTGATATAGAGTTGGCTACAGATTCAGCCGGCTCTAGCGTTGGTAACAAGCAGCACTTTGGCCGAACTGAGTTTGAGCACACCATTTTGCAAGCATCCGATGTGTTCCCGACGCCGAAACGATCGGCTGGGCGTCCCACAAGGTCACAACTAGCCGTGACAAAGCTCCATACGAGGAACCATCAAACAGTAGATTATGTTATGTATGTGGAGTTCAGGGACACAAGAGCACAACATGCCTTGCTCGGGGGatgtgccaaaggcacctag